The genomic window AAATTTCTGTAAATTAAGTTCTGAAATAATCTCAACTATTTTGCTGATATCATCAACTGCTCCTTTAACCGTTGTCCCAACGTTAATATTAATGATAGCCGGCTTATCTTTATTCTCTGAAAGTAATTGACTTAATGAGTCATAATCAATTTCTCCATTTGATAGAGATTTTACTTTCGTTAAAGGCATACGAAACATTCGTGCTGCTTTGAATATTGAATAATGACTATCCTCTGAACTGTAAAGAATTCCGTCTGGATATAATTCTCGACCTAATAAAATTCCACATAAATTTCCCTCTGTTCCTCCAGAGGTGACATATCCCCAAGTATCAGACTTGTCTAAGCGATATAGTTGGGCGATAAAATCAACTACTTCTCGTTCAAAATCTTTGGTATTTAATCCATAATTTCCCTTGACATAAGGGTCTCCTAAGTTATTTACTATAAAACTCAGAAGTGGTGCTAGATGTTGGTAATCAAGCTTCTGATTCAAGGGATATCCAAGATGATATTTTGAACAGTTTTCCAGATGATTTAATAATGAATCAAGCGATAAGTTTAGATTACTCATGTCAGTTCAAAATTTAACGTTTACTGGTAGCATTAATAAACAAACAATGCAGTTAACAATTAAAAATTCAAAATTCAAAATGACGCTCTCTACGAGACGCTGCGCGAACGCGGACTCGCTAACGCTGCGCTAACAAAATTAAAGACAGTTGGAGTTAGGGATTTAAACCCCAACTCAACTGATACTACGTGTAGACCTAGGGGTCTTAAACCCTTGAATTTACGATAAATGTTGCAATATATTTATTTAAGATAATTATTAATATTTTTTTGTAGTGTATTTATACACAACATATACGAAAATACAACTATCGCCTATAGTAATTACACTTATAGCTATTATTAAGTCTTTATAATTTTATTAAAACTTACGTAAGTATTCCCAAATAACCTCAACTGGCAAATATGGCGTAACTTAATTTGAATGTGTCTAAGTATTGATTTAGAACTGTTTAAGCGAATTTTTTTATGTGACAGTTAGAGATTGAATTTGCCATCCACAGATTTTTTAGTATAAATAGTTACTTTTTTGCAATTATCCTGTTTTCCAAGTTCGCTGAGTTTGGTTGAGAATTTACCCTAATTTCCCAAATATTGAGTTTTTATCCCCTAAAATCTTACACCCCTGATTTCTTCAGCCTTCACCGAGTCCATCGCCTACTGTGCTAATATAGACACAAGAGTGGAGAAACATATGCAAAAATACTAACTTCAATTTATTGGATTGCTAGTAATTTTCCAATTAGGAGTAGAAGCAATGGATTTATTGCTGCATAATCCCATAGCAGATATGTATGGGCCACAGTTTCTATTGTTTTATGGCTGTGTAATTGCCATCACACTGTTTGTCTGCTGGCTGTTAATCCAAGATCCTACCAAAAATCAACCTCTGCGGTTAATTCCCACTGCTCCAGATCCCTACGAAATTGCTTACTTGCGTTTCCAAAAGGCGGGAGTAGCGAATGTGGCATTATTTAATCTATTGGTGCAAGGTTATTTAAAAATTAGTAGAAAATCCATCACTCATGCACCCAATCATCCTGATATTTCTCAATTACAGCCGATAGAACAGCAAGTATTCCAGAAATTTGCTGTCCCTACCGCAGCCATCACATCTTTAAGATCCGCATCTGAGAGTGTAGAATCATACTGTCATATTTATGAACAGCAACTGCACAATGAAAAATTGTTGTATCCAGGCGACTGGCAGTCCTGGCAGGCATGGCAGATGAAAGTAGGGTTGATGGGGGCAATGATTATTTCTAGCCTTGGTGGTTATAAGCTAATTATCGCTTTAGCTAAAGGACGGTACAACGTCGGCTTTTTGATCATTATGGCTGTAGTTTCTATTATCTGGCTTTTTGGGCAGGTTAATAGGCGATCGCGCATCAGTTATCGGGGATATAAATATCTGCAACAATTAGAGGAAGCATTCGCGCCATTAAAGTCTAAAAGCAAAAATTTTGGTGTTGTATGTTCTCCATTGGAATACAACTTACTCATAGCCCTCTTTGGCATGAATGCACTGGATGGAACTACTTATTACTCATACTATCAAGCATTCTTTCCCCCAATGACCTCCAGCACAACTAAAACAACTCGCACAACTAGCAGTAGCAACTCTTCCTCCGGTAGTTCATGCAGTAGTAGTTCATGCAGTAGTAGTTCATGCAGTAGTAGTTCATGCGGTGGTGGTGGTGGCTGTGGCGGTTGTGGAGGGTAGACGCAGTGCTGGCTGATTTACCACCTTTAGGCGTAGGGTTGGGTTTTCGCCAACCGTTTAAAAGTGATTTGTTCCTCAACCGCCAACAGGTAGACTTTCTGGAAATTGTAGCGGAACATTATTTAAAACCATCCTGGCAACAACAGCAACAGTTAGAATTATTAGCCAGTCATTTCCCTCTCATTCCCCACGCTATTAATCTTTCTTTAGGTAGTGCTGAGGGTGTAGATATAGACTATGTTCGCCAACTAGCAGCGTTAATTAAACAGCTTAACCCGCCTTGGTGGAGTGAACATATTTGTTTTACTAAAGCGGGTGGAGTTGATATTGGCCATTTGTCTCCGTTACCTTACACCAAAGAGGCTGTCAAAGTGCTGTGTCGTAATATTGCCGAAGTGCGACGCTGGATTGATGTGCCGTTAATTTTGGAAAATATTACCTATATGGTGACACTTCCCGGTGCAGAAATGACCGAAGCCCAATTTTTGGCGGAAGTGGTAGAACGTTGTGATTGTGGTTTGTTGTTAGATATCACAAATCTCTACATCAATGCAGTGAATCACGATTATGATGTGCAGCAATTCTTGCAAGATTTACCCTGGGAACGTGTTGTCCAGTTACATTTTGTAGGTGGACATTGGCATGATGGCATACTAATTGATAGTCATTCCCAATCAACACCCTCCCAAGTCTGGCAACTCATGGATGAGGTTGTGGCGCGTGTGGCTATAAAAGGAATTGTTTTAGAACGGGATGAAAATTTACCAGCCTTTGCAGAATTAACATCCGAATTGCAACAAGCAAGAGAAATTGGTAGGAGACATCACAGATGGGGTTAGAACAAACCCAAATACTCTTAGCACAAATTTACACCAACACACAGTTGAGAGAACGTTTCTTTACTAACCCCCAAGCCGTTGGTTTAGAGATGGGACTCAGTAGTGATGAGGCGCAGCAGTTAGAGCAACTTTCACCAAAACAGGTGAATGCGTTTGCTAATTCCTTAAAGTGGAAGCGGTTGGGAGAAGTGCGGGAGTTGTTACCACGCACCGCTAAAGAAATGGGTAAAAATTTCACTACCTTGTTTTGGCGATATGCGGAAAACCCCATCCCCCCAGGAATCAAAAAACATCGCCAAGATGCGATCGCCTTTGCTAACTTTATCATCCAAGTTGCTCAACAGGAAGGACTTGAGCCAGCTTGGATAGGTGACTTAGTGCGCTACGAAAAAACCTGGCTGTTGGTTTATACTACAGCTAGCTGCTTAAAGATTTGTTGGTTTGGTTATGCTGTTCACCAAAACTTGAGCAAAAAAGGTGTGATTGCTCTGTGGTTGCGCCTGGGGAGACGTTCAGAACTACGTCATTTTATACTTTAATCGGGTTTTCAAACACGCTCTAAGAACCATCAAAACTAATTTGATAACCCACTAGACCACAACTAGCTAACGCAGTGTAGCCATCATTTCTAAAATTTGTTGATGGTATTGTCTATTACCTTCATGATTATAAAGGTCAGCAGATTTCTTTAAATCTCTCATTGCGCCATCTCTGTCTCCTAAATTACGCCGAACTTCAGCCCGTAATAAATACGCTGAAGCCCAGTAAGGTTGATGCTGTAAGGCTTGGTCTAAATCGGCTAATGCTGCTTGATGGTTTCCCAGTTGAGTATGGCTACGACCTCGGTTATACCAGTCTTCAGCATCATGAGGATCAATGGCGATCGCTTGGTTATAATCTGCTAGGGCTTGGTGATACTCGTTAAGGGCATAATAAGCATTGGCGCGGTGGCTATAAAATAGGGCAGACTGGGGATTAATCTTTAAAGCTTGGGTGTAATCAGCGATCGCGCTTTGGTAATCTTGTTGGTCATAATACCAAGCTCCCCGGTTATAATAGGCTTCAACTAGTTGGGGATTGATTACTAAGGCTTGGTTGTAGTCGGCTAGTGCGCCTCGATGATCTCCCAACTGACGACGAGCATTACCACGATTGCAGTAGGATGGGGCAAAATTGGGGTCAAATTTGATGGCTTGAGTGTTATCGGCTATTGCTCCCAGAAAATCTTGTAAGGCTTCATGAATGACCGCTCGTCCGTAGTATGCTTCTACTAAGTTGGGATTTATTTGTAATGCTTGATTATAATCAGCGATCGCTCCTTGATAGTCTCCGAGATGACGGCGAGCTGTAGCGCGATCGCAGTATCCTTCTGCAAGTTGGGGACATAGTGCTAATAATTGATCGCTATCTGACAGTGCGCTGGCATAGTCTCCGATTTGGCGGCGAATGTTGGCACGCAAACCGTATACTAAAGCTAAATTAGGATCAATTTGTAATGCTTGGCTATAGTCAGCAATAGCACCTTGATAATCTTTCTCAAATACTCGAATTAAACCCCGTTCCCCATAGGCTTGTGCGTCCTCTGGGTTTAAACGAATTGCTTGGCTTAAGTCTTTTAAGGCTAAATCATATTCTTTGAGGCGAGAGAGGATCACACCGCGATTGTAGTATGCTGTGGCAAAATTAGGATTAAGTTCTAGAGTTCGGTTGTAATCGGCGATGGCGGCGTGATAGTC from Nostoc sp. UHCC 0870 includes these protein-coding regions:
- a CDS encoding histidine decarboxylase, which produces MSNLNLSLDSLLNHLENCSKYHLGYPLNQKLDYQHLAPLLSFIVNNLGDPYVKGNYGLNTKDFEREVVDFIAQLYRLDKSDTWGYVTSGGTEGNLCGILLGRELYPDGILYSSEDSHYSIFKAARMFRMPLTKVKSLSNGEIDYDSLSQLLSENKDKPAIININVGTTVKGAVDDISKIVEIISELNLQKFYIHIDAALGGMLLPYLEQENSLDFSKYPIGSIAISGHKFIGSPIPCGVILASKHLIQSFDIEYLNSTDTTILGSRNGMAPVILWDAIQKRKHQFAFEAIQCRQNAEYLYNKIKNSYRFALLNPLSTTVLFECPNELIVQRWQLSCFDKMAHVIVMQNHSRTLLDEFLEEAGFVKNSRTYALTENDINVF
- a CDS encoding TIGR04222 domain-containing membrane protein, with protein sequence MDLLLHNPIADMYGPQFLLFYGCVIAITLFVCWLLIQDPTKNQPLRLIPTAPDPYEIAYLRFQKAGVANVALFNLLVQGYLKISRKSITHAPNHPDISQLQPIEQQVFQKFAVPTAAITSLRSASESVESYCHIYEQQLHNEKLLYPGDWQSWQAWQMKVGLMGAMIISSLGGYKLIIALAKGRYNVGFLIIMAVVSIIWLFGQVNRRSRISYRGYKYLQQLEEAFAPLKSKSKNFGVVCSPLEYNLLIALFGMNALDGTTYYSYYQAFFPPMTSSTTKTTRTTSSSNSSSGSSCSSSSCSSSSCSSSSCGGGGGCGGCGG
- a CDS encoding DUF692 domain-containing protein, with the protein product MRWWWWLWRLWRVDAVLADLPPLGVGLGFRQPFKSDLFLNRQQVDFLEIVAEHYLKPSWQQQQQLELLASHFPLIPHAINLSLGSAEGVDIDYVRQLAALIKQLNPPWWSEHICFTKAGGVDIGHLSPLPYTKEAVKVLCRNIAEVRRWIDVPLILENITYMVTLPGAEMTEAQFLAEVVERCDCGLLLDITNLYINAVNHDYDVQQFLQDLPWERVVQLHFVGGHWHDGILIDSHSQSTPSQVWQLMDEVVARVAIKGIVLERDENLPAFAELTSELQQAREIGRRHHRWG
- a CDS encoding tetratricopeptide repeat protein; its protein translation is MNADSFFQQGLYTNLPRDYQGAIANHTQSTQNQPDYAVAYLNQGMILCNELKDYQAAIADLTRAIKINPNLAEAYYYRAFARYSLADYAGAIADYDQVLQINPTITASYYYRGKAYFAWGEYNQAIADYMHTIAVNPQLASDINIDIAHAYYYRGVGFANQGDNQGAISDFQEALQWHPYLAAVYSSRGNVYYNLGEYRQAIADHERTIQLDPTLVEAYQNRGNAYYALGDYHAAIADYNRTLELNPNFATAYYNRGVILSRLKEYDLALKDLSQAIRLNPEDAQAYGERGLIRVFEKDYQGAIADYSQALQIDPNLALVYGLRANIRRQIGDYASALSDSDQLLALCPQLAEGYCDRATARRHLGDYQGAIADYNQALQINPNLVEAYYGRAVIHEALQDFLGAIADNTQAIKFDPNFAPSYCNRGNARRQLGDHRGALADYNQALVINPQLVEAYYNRGAWYYDQQDYQSAIADYTQALKINPQSALFYSHRANAYYALNEYHQALADYNQAIAIDPHDAEDWYNRGRSHTQLGNHQAALADLDQALQHQPYWASAYLLRAEVRRNLGDRDGAMRDLKKSADLYNHEGNRQYHQQILEMMATLR